One genomic window of Methanosphaera sp. ISO3-F5 includes the following:
- the ltrA gene encoding group II intron reverse transcriptase/maturase: MSKDVYADLSQNCILEDAKQNESVYTSEWNSIPWQKIERSIYKLQCDIACAEIRKEYSKAKQLQRLLLNKDSTILYGIRRATILNSGCRTPGIDGMVLRSHPERMALYYKLKSMKLKEYEPLPVRRVYIRKSNGKIRPLGIPTIIDRVYQTVVNLALEPRVEVGFEPTSYGFRPMRNAGHAIARIHKFTKRGNRSWVFEGDFKSCFDTLDHDWILKQLGNFPAKNIIGKWLKAGYVHNDMFDLTDTGTPQGGIISPTLANIALTGLDEALGVTYKKEKARNTVTYRNQSRYAMIRYADDFVVLCRTKEDAEEVYSLIEPYLKERGLKLAEDKTHITPLNKGFDFLGFNIREYPTQNGIKVFSKPAKDRIKRLKSKIRELFLKYRSSGKIDELIGKLNSLIIGTANYWKQTVAQKAFNDIDDYVWKLTYRYLRRQHPNKPWDWIRDRYFKEDYYHKHDDNYILTSPENPNIQLVKMKWVHIHYAHIIKYNCNPYDPEYKDYIKKAFKKTPFECLYNKGN, translated from the coding sequence ATGTCGAAGGATGTTTATGCAGATTTGAGCCAAAATTGTATTTTGGAGGATGCTAAACAGAATGAGTCCGTTTATACTAGCGAATGGAATTCTATTCCATGGCAGAAGATTGAACGGAGCATTTATAAGTTACAATGTGATATAGCTTGTGCCGAAATCAGAAAAGAATATAGTAAAGCCAAACAATTACAAAGATTATTGTTAAATAAGGATTCCACAATTCTGTATGGTATTCGAAGGGCTACCATTTTAAATAGTGGTTGTAGAACACCTGGAATTGATGGGATGGTGCTTAGGTCTCATCCTGAGAGAATGGCTTTATACTATAAGCTTAAATCTATGAAATTAAAAGAGTATGAACCTTTACCAGTGCGTAGGGTTTATATCCGTAAATCAAATGGTAAAATACGACCGTTGGGTATACCGACCATTATTGATCGTGTGTATCAGACTGTCGTTAATCTTGCCCTTGAACCACGTGTAGAGGTGGGTTTTGAACCAACAAGTTATGGTTTTAGACCAATGCGCAATGCAGGACATGCAATCGCACGCATACACAAATTCACAAAAAGAGGTAATCGGTCTTGGGTATTTGAAGGTGATTTCAAGTCATGTTTTGATACTCTTGACCATGACTGGATATTAAAGCAGTTGGGTAATTTCCCTGCTAAGAATATCATAGGTAAATGGCTTAAAGCAGGTTACGTACATAATGACATGTTTGATTTAACCGATACGGGTACGCCACAAGGTGGAATAATTTCACCAACACTGGCAAACATAGCCCTAACCGGACTAGATGAAGCATTAGGAGTAACCTACAAGAAAGAAAAAGCTAGAAATACAGTCACTTATAGAAATCAGTCAAGATATGCTATGATACGCTATGCAGACGATTTTGTAGTACTATGTAGAACAAAAGAAGATGCAGAAGAAGTATACTCTTTGATTGAACCATACCTCAAAGAACGTGGCCTTAAATTAGCAGAGGATAAAACACATATAACACCATTAAATAAGGGTTTTGATTTTCTCGGATTTAACATCAGAGAATACCCAACACAAAATGGTATTAAAGTATTTAGTAAACCTGCTAAGGACAGGATTAAAAGACTCAAAAGTAAGATACGAGAATTGTTTCTAAAATATCGTAGTAGTGGAAAAATTGACGAGCTAATTGGAAAACTGAACAGTCTAATAATCGGCACTGCCAATTACTGGAAACAAACAGTAGCCCAAAAAGCGTTCAACGACATTGATGACTACGTTTGGAAATTAACATATCGATATCTTCGTAGACAACATCCTAACAAGCCATGGGATTGGATTAGAGATAGGTACTTCAAAGAAGATTATTATCATAAACATGATGATAATTATATACTTACTAGTCCAGAAAATCCTAACATACAACTTGTTAAGATGAAATGGGTACATATACACTATGCACACATAATCAAATACAACTGCAATCCTTATGACCCTGAATATAAGGATTACATAAAGAAAGCTTTTAAGAAAACACCATTTGAATGTCTTTACAACAAAGGCAATTAA
- a CDS encoding aldo/keto reductase: MKTDKKLPKIALGAWAWGNDKTFGNELNTEDLKPIYDESIKIGLNLWDTAYAYGMGTSEKVLGEFLKTTPREDYIISTKFTPQCADNNSENPVTAMLENSMNLLNTDHIDIFWIHNTADAPKWTEKLALTAQEYAIGMLGVSNHNLEEIKEANEILQDNGLKLGAVQNHYSLLNRSSETSGILDYCKENDITFFSYMVLEQGALSGKYDTKHPFPEGSDRAAAYGDSLDKIGELNRVLGDVAVNHDVNIAQIPVAWAIAKGTLPIVGATKIHHVTDALKASQIELTGDEIELIEKTADDINLNTIRYWEKEMK, translated from the coding sequence ATGAAAACAGATAAAAAATTACCAAAAATAGCTCTAGGTGCATGGGCTTGGGGAAACGATAAGACATTCGGAAACGAATTAAACACAGAAGACCTAAAACCAATATATGATGAATCAATCAAAATAGGATTAAACTTATGGGACACAGCATACGCATATGGTATGGGAACTTCAGAAAAAGTCTTAGGAGAATTTCTTAAAACAACACCAAGAGAAGACTATATCATCTCAACAAAATTCACACCACAATGTGCAGACAATAATTCAGAAAACCCAGTAACAGCAATGCTAGAAAATAGTATGAACCTCTTAAACACGGACCACATAGACATTTTCTGGATACATAACACAGCTGATGCACCAAAATGGACAGAAAAACTAGCATTAACAGCACAGGAATATGCTATAGGAATGCTCGGAGTTTCAAATCATAACCTGGAAGAAATTAAAGAAGCTAATGAAATCCTACAGGATAATGGGTTAAAGTTAGGAGCAGTTCAGAACCATTACAGTCTACTAAACAGATCATCAGAAACTTCAGGAATACTGGACTACTGTAAAGAAAATGATATAACATTCTTTTCATACATGGTACTTGAACAGGGAGCATTATCTGGTAAGTATGATACTAAACATCCATTCCCTGAAGGTTCAGACAGGGCAGCAGCATATGGTGACAGTCTTGATAAAATAGGAGAACTAAACCGTGTATTAGGTGATGTTGCAGTTAATCATGATGTTAACATTGCACAGATTCCAGTTGCATGGGCAATAGCTAAGGGAACATTACCAATTGTGGGAGCAACCAAGATACATCATGTAACTGATGCTTTAAAAGCAAGTCAAATAGAGTTAACCGGTGATGAGATAGAATTAATTGAAAAAACAGCTGATGATATTAACTTGAACACTATCCGGTACTGGGAGAAAGAAATGAAATAA
- the priS gene encoding DNA primase catalytic subunit PriS, whose product MTKTTNLEPATKEQIRQYYHEEYNTKEIPEYITGNIHRREFAFDRIGRGPKDRYNQYTQTRHLEKAIKAKAPYAAYTSVALYDNPRKREGWTEAEMVFDVDAKDNPLRTCTCKQGEVCPQCLDDAKEITLKISDNIRELGYKDIHYVFSGRGYHIRIQDPELVKTDRNFRTQLVNYILGADTPELPEGLQHFTIPFGYPGIYTDWFKYTVNHLQKDKRYPGLNRKLKKDIIKRKQLVNNNHWGLIRGQITPPRYDKLVEMIAGINHHLCDTKVSIDTKRILRLPSTLHHKVSMKCMAIRNIETFDPMSKAVPKFVEEK is encoded by the coding sequence ATGACAAAAACGACGAACCTAGAACCAGCAACTAAAGAACAAATAAGACAATACTACCATGAAGAATACAACACCAAAGAAATACCAGAATACATAACAGGAAACATACACCGGAGAGAATTTGCATTCGACAGGATCGGCAGGGGACCAAAAGACAGATACAACCAATACACACAAACACGACACCTGGAAAAAGCAATAAAAGCCAAAGCACCATACGCAGCATACACATCAGTAGCACTATACGACAACCCAAGGAAAAGGGAAGGATGGACAGAAGCAGAAATGGTATTCGACGTAGACGCCAAAGACAACCCCCTAAGAACATGCACATGCAAACAAGGCGAAGTATGCCCACAATGCCTCGACGATGCAAAAGAAATAACACTCAAGATAAGTGACAATATAAGAGAACTAGGATACAAGGACATACACTACGTCTTCAGTGGCAGAGGATACCACATAAGAATACAAGACCCTGAACTAGTAAAAACAGATAGAAACTTCCGAACACAACTAGTAAACTACATACTAGGAGCAGACACACCAGAACTACCCGAAGGATTACAACACTTCACAATACCCTTCGGCTACCCCGGAATATACACAGACTGGTTCAAATACACAGTAAACCACCTGCAAAAAGATAAAAGATACCCAGGACTAAACAGAAAACTCAAAAAAGACATAATAAAAAGAAAACAACTAGTAAACAACAACCACTGGGGACTAATAAGAGGACAAATAACCCCACCAAGATACGATAAACTCGTAGAAATGATAGCCGGAATAAACCACCACCTATGCGACACCAAAGTAAGCATAGACACCAAAAGAATACTAAGACTACCAAGCACACTACACCACAAGGTAAGCATGAAATGCATGGCAATACGAAATATCGAAACATTCGATCCAATGAGTAAAGCCGTACCTAAATTTGTAGAAGAAAAGTAA
- a CDS encoding Ig-like domain repeat protein, which yields MNNGILSLTNSTLTYNKATDAGGSIYINYDLKYDDLEDVKLTYINNNNFNRNNAREGSAIFINEITRIWDEEEYRNNTDITITHITNNIFKQNKAKTTGSAIINRGKNTKLINNKNMKKSPDYSTIHIIEGTNTLIKSNIFDMTKIPTKITINNIKQKTYKQKITITGKLTDDTATILKNTNIKIKHNNKTYTVKTNNKGIYTLKITANKAGTNKVTATFKGNKYYKTITKKTTYKTVARPTKITVNKISTTTYGKRIKITGKLTDNQGIILKNSKIKIKINTITVNTKTNNRGVYTYTYKTNKKGTNTITVSYPKTTNYKSSTAKTTFKVK from the coding sequence ATGAATAATGGAATACTATCTCTAACAAATAGTACATTAACCTATAACAAAGCTACAGATGCTGGAGGATCAATATATATAAATTATGATTTAAAATATGATGATTTAGAAGATGTTAAATTAACATACATAAATAATAATAATTTTAATAGAAATAATGCCAGGGAAGGTTCTGCAATATTTATCAATGAAATAACCCGGATATGGGATGAAGAAGAATATAGAAATAATACCGACATAACTATTACTCACATAACTAACAACATTTTTAAACAAAACAAAGCAAAAACAACAGGATCTGCCATAATCAACAGAGGAAAAAATACTAAACTTATAAACAATAAAAACATGAAAAAATCACCTGATTATTCCACAATTCACATAATAGAAGGAACAAACACACTGATTAAATCAAATATATTTGATATGACAAAAATACCAACAAAAATAACTATCAACAATATCAAACAAAAAACTTACAAACAAAAAATAACCATAACCGGAAAATTAACAGACGATACAGCAACAATACTAAAAAACACTAACATAAAAATTAAACACAATAATAAAACATACACTGTGAAAACAAATAATAAAGGAATATACACGCTAAAAATAACTGCTAACAAAGCAGGAACAAACAAAGTAACAGCTACATTCAAAGGAAACAAGTACTACAAGACAATAACAAAGAAAACCACCTATAAAACAGTAGCACGTCCAACCAAAATAACAGTCAACAAGATAAGCACCACTACCTACGGTAAACGAATTAAAATAACAGGAAAACTAACAGACAACCAAGGAATAATACTAAAAAACAGTAAAATAAAAATTAAAATCAACACAATAACAGTAAATACTAAAACCAATAATAGAGGCGTATACACGTATACCTACAAGACCAACAAAAAAGGAACCAACACTATAACAGTTTCATACCCCAAAACTACCAATTATAAATCAAGCACTGCTAAAACAACATTTAAAGTAAAATAA
- a CDS encoding Ig-like domain repeat protein: MKIKSIQKIFILTILTILLIGIVCATEINNNNDTTTTTTITTKDTDSATTLPNERINKKSVHNIKTAGTKTVNVKSSASLTKELKETRTTSKSKIIKLKKGTYTITTPLSLKNQKYKTITILGNGATISGSGKNKFLTINKGFKVTIKNVKIKNFKSTKGGAITNQGNLILYNSTFEYNKATKGVGGAILNKGNLNINKCIFNKNTVYANTFGDGGGAIYNNHSLIVKNSTFSNNFGNNASGGAICIGGDYYNPCRIRIDGNFFNNKATSCDYDGLYDTAGGGAIFSYDAPMNVTGTFINNTANDGGAIRIMGGGHIKGTFINNVALGCGGAICEMNLDLIEGTFINNSAYGGGAISCRGCKIIGNFINNTAEGGGAIDSMGSIEVEGNFSGNVATKLNGGAISAGYYPLANIKGNFIDNRALLEGGAISLGSVSDEDNIIKGTFINNQAQNGGAISSLENVKINANFIKNRATEDGGALYIEKSEYEYFNPKINGNFVSNNAKLYGGAIYTTANQTKINAKFNKNSVYGNLFEKPINEGIINGGEKCTISSNNKNKQNTGYSGTIYNSGNNCNIYANYTSQTATEIKLNTQHTNSNNIVKITGTLKQSNTKTISNAKIKLNINNKIITVKTNNKGTFTYSYKARNKGVNIVIATYNGNKNILGTTNITTFKTTKSATKITINNIPTTSKGKTITITGKFTDETGTLLKNTQLTLNINGKKYKTKTDKNGKYTYKYKTTKTGTNKITITYAGNTKYAKTSAQKKFTVTNYKMITLYMKSSANYGTTKYINGDPFVAHYTYVNGQYDRGVYAEIDSRGLSHPTVNKIVKTTFYYKNAKGQLITRTGTKSQYNPIFKAPIISGYTPYKVDIYYQKRS, from the coding sequence ATGAAAATTAAATCAATTCAAAAAATATTCATATTAACGATTTTAACAATACTGTTAATAGGAATAGTATGTGCAACAGAAATTAACAATAATAATGATACAACAACTACTACCACAATAACCACTAAGGACACTGATTCCGCTACCACATTGCCCAATGAAAGAATTAACAAAAAATCCGTACATAATATAAAGACTGCAGGAACAAAGACAGTTAATGTTAAATCATCTGCTAGTTTAACAAAAGAGTTAAAAGAAACCAGAACGACTAGTAAATCTAAAATAATTAAACTCAAAAAAGGAACATATACGATAACTACTCCATTATCACTAAAAAATCAGAAATATAAAACTATCACAATACTTGGTAACGGTGCAACAATAAGTGGAAGTGGAAAAAATAAATTTCTAACTATTAATAAAGGATTTAAGGTAACAATAAAAAATGTTAAAATAAAAAATTTTAAATCCACTAAGGGCGGTGCAATAACAAACCAGGGAAATTTAATATTATATAACTCTACTTTTGAGTATAATAAAGCAACCAAAGGTGTTGGAGGAGCAATACTAAACAAGGGTAATTTAAATATTAATAAATGTATTTTCAACAAAAATACTGTTTACGCTAACACGTTTGGTGACGGTGGTGGCGCAATATATAATAATCATAGTTTAATTGTTAAAAATTCCACTTTCTCCAATAACTTTGGAAATAACGCATCTGGTGGAGCCATATGTATTGGGGGAGATTATTATAATCCTTGTCGTATAAGGATAGATGGTAATTTCTTCAATAATAAAGCAACTAGTTGTGATTATGATGGTTTATATGATACTGCTGGTGGTGGAGCAATATTCTCATATGATGCACCTATGAATGTAACAGGTACTTTTATAAATAATACTGCTAATGACGGTGGAGCTATAAGAATAATGGGTGGAGGTCATATAAAGGGAACGTTTATTAATAATGTTGCTTTAGGATGTGGTGGAGCAATATGTGAAATGAATTTAGATCTTATTGAAGGAACTTTCATCAATAATAGTGCCTATGGTGGTGGAGCAATCTCTTGCAGAGGCTGTAAAATAATTGGAAATTTTATCAACAATACTGCAGAAGGTGGTGGAGCAATAGATTCAATGGGCAGTATTGAGGTAGAAGGTAATTTTTCAGGAAATGTTGCAACAAAATTAAATGGTGGGGCAATCTCAGCAGGATATTACCCTCTTGCAAATATTAAAGGAAATTTCATAGACAATAGAGCTCTCCTAGAGGGAGGAGCAATATCGCTAGGTAGTGTATCTGACGAGGATAATATCATTAAAGGTACATTTATAAATAACCAAGCACAAAATGGAGGAGCAATCAGCTCACTTGAAAATGTCAAAATAAATGCGAATTTTATTAAAAACAGAGCAACTGAAGATGGAGGAGCATTATATATAGAAAAATCTGAATATGAATACTTTAATCCTAAAATAAATGGAAATTTCGTATCAAATAATGCAAAACTATATGGTGGGGCCATATATACCACAGCCAATCAAACAAAAATAAACGCAAAATTCAATAAAAATTCAGTATATGGAAACTTATTTGAAAAACCTATTAACGAAGGAATCATAAACGGGGGAGAAAAATGTACAATATCCTCAAATAACAAAAACAAACAGAACACAGGATATTCAGGAACCATTTATAATTCAGGTAATAACTGTAACATATATGCAAATTACACTTCACAAACAGCAACAGAAATAAAACTAAACACACAACATACAAACTCCAACAATATTGTAAAAATCACGGGAACATTAAAACAATCAAACACAAAAACAATATCAAATGCAAAAATAAAACTTAACATAAATAATAAAATAATCACCGTTAAAACAAATAATAAAGGAACATTCACCTATTCATATAAAGCAAGAAACAAAGGAGTAAATATAGTTATTGCAACATATAATGGAAACAAAAATATACTTGGAACAACCAACATCACAACCTTCAAAACCACAAAAAGTGCAACAAAAATAACAATAAACAACATACCAACAACAAGCAAAGGAAAAACAATCACAATAACAGGAAAATTCACAGACGAAACAGGAACCCTACTAAAAAACACACAACTAACACTAAACATCAACGGCAAAAAATACAAGACAAAAACAGATAAAAACGGAAAATACACCTACAAATACAAAACCACAAAAACAGGAACCAACAAAATAACAATAACATATGCAGGAAACACAAAATACGCGAAAACTTCAGCCCAGAAAAAATTTACAGTAACAAACTATAAAATGATAACATTATACATGAAAAGTTCAGCCAATTATGGGACAACAAAATACATAAATGGAGATCCGTTCGTAGCTCATTATACCTATGTCAATGGACAATATGATCGAGGAGTATATGCAGAAATTGATTCCCGAGGATTAAGTCATCCTACAGTAAATAAAATTGTTAAAACAACATTTTACTACAAAAACGCTAAGGGACAACTCATTACAAGAACAGGAACTAAATCCCAATACAATCCAATATTCAAAGCACCAATAATAAGTGGATACACGCCATACAAAGTAGACATATACTACCAGAAAAGATCATAA
- a CDS encoding helix-turn-helix domain-containing protein, with amino-acid sequence MTECPVELSLRVINRKWVLQIIRDMLFGKKRFSEFKEGKPDLTNKALTRCLKFMETENLIEKITDKENKKNTHYLLTEKGKSLNQLIYDLVIFTLDNDNDPSHFSEETKNNPKKIFREKLELN; translated from the coding sequence ATGACAGAATGCCCTGTTGAATTATCTCTCAGAGTAATAAATAGAAAATGGGTTTTACAGATTATCAGAGACATGCTTTTTGGTAAAAAAAGATTTTCAGAATTTAAAGAAGGAAAACCAGACCTGACAAATAAAGCACTAACCAGATGCCTAAAATTCATGGAAACAGAAAACCTCATAGAAAAAATCACAGACAAAGAAAATAAGAAGAACACACATTACCTTTTAACAGAAAAAGGAAAATCATTAAATCAACTAATCTATGACTTAGTAATTTTTACATTAGATAATGATAACGATCCATCACACTTTAGTGAAGAAACAAAAAACAATCCTAAGAAAATATTCCGGGAAAAACTAGAATTAAACTAA
- a CDS encoding MFS transporter — MNEKANENSWIPLIVVACASFIIVLDSFFMNVSISRIVVDLNTDVSTIQMIVSFCTLITAALILLSTKLQDIIGKKKLFIIGVILFGIGIFTAVISSNVIMFFVGWSGIKGVAAALIVPAIVSIISGTYSGRKRTIALAALGMVAGLADTLAPLIGGVITTFLSWRYTFAFELIFLVFILVMQNKITDFKPTESKNDLDISGAIVSIISLVLLVLGILTLTKELTISIVEIILGLIVMAIFIWYELKRKRSGKVPLLDVDLFRDKHLCIGASIKLLYNLVISGTFFVMVLFFQTVLQFNPLYTGLASLPFVLGLLIFSSATPKLIGKLNHKTLMTIGCIISIIGCLILSYQFKLNLSMPGLIIGQFLLGAGIGFIMALSADVALFDIPSKSQNNVSGIISTGETLGSSMGTAIIGIILILGVMGGISTAVDTYAPDHSGDEQFHQEIYNHFQKIDTLEGQDSIVVNTADIIIQEAMAAVMYVLAIVLGIILILTLQIKNNNINKQ; from the coding sequence ATGAATGAAAAGGCTAACGAAAATTCTTGGATTCCATTAATAGTCGTGGCTTGTGCCTCATTTATCATAGTATTGGACTCTTTTTTCATGAATGTTAGCATTTCTCGAATTGTTGTAGATTTGAATACTGATGTCAGTACTATTCAAATGATTGTATCATTCTGTACTCTCATTACTGCTGCATTAATATTGCTCAGTACCAAACTTCAAGACATAATTGGTAAAAAGAAACTCTTTATAATTGGTGTTATACTTTTTGGTATCGGAATATTTACTGCAGTAATAAGTTCAAATGTTATAATGTTCTTTGTAGGATGGTCAGGGATTAAAGGTGTTGCAGCGGCATTAATAGTACCCGCCATAGTTTCAATAATAAGTGGAACATATTCCGGTAGAAAACGTACCATTGCTCTGGCAGCTCTGGGTATGGTAGCAGGACTCGCAGATACTCTTGCTCCACTCATCGGGGGAGTTATTACAACATTTTTAAGTTGGAGATATACCTTTGCATTTGAATTAATATTCCTTGTCTTTATTTTAGTAATGCAAAACAAAATAACTGATTTCAAACCTACCGAATCTAAAAACGATTTAGATATTAGTGGTGCTATAGTTTCTATTATAAGCCTTGTTTTGCTCGTGCTCGGAATATTAACTCTGACTAAGGAACTTACTATCAGCATAGTTGAGATAATTTTAGGATTAATAGTCATGGCAATCTTCATCTGGTATGAACTCAAAAGAAAAAGGTCAGGCAAGGTACCATTACTTGACGTTGATTTATTCAGAGACAAACATTTATGTATAGGAGCATCTATCAAGTTATTATATAATCTTGTAATATCTGGAACATTCTTTGTAATGGTCCTGTTTTTCCAAACTGTATTACAATTCAATCCATTATATACAGGTTTGGCTTCACTTCCGTTTGTTCTGGGTTTGCTTATTTTTTCATCAGCCACTCCAAAATTAATTGGAAAACTGAATCATAAGACACTCATGACAATTGGATGCATAATATCAATTATTGGATGCTTGATTTTAAGTTATCAGTTTAAATTAAATCTTTCAATGCCAGGTTTAATTATAGGACAGTTTTTACTCGGGGCAGGAATTGGTTTTATAATGGCTTTAAGTGCAGATGTAGCATTATTCGATATTCCATCTAAAAGCCAAAATAACGTATCTGGTATCATTTCAACTGGTGAAACATTAGGTTCATCAATGGGTACAGCAATTATTGGAATAATACTAATTCTTGGAGTTATGGGAGGTATTAGTACTGCAGTCGATACCTACGCACCTGATCATTCAGGAGATGAACAATTCCATCAGGAAATCTATAACCACTTCCAAAAAATAGATACTCTAGAGGGACAAGATAGTATTGTTGTGAATACTGCAGATATAATTATTCAGGAAGCAATGGCAGCCGTAATGTATGTATTGGCCATCGTGTTAGGAATTATTTTAATTCTAACGTTGCAGATAAAAAATAATAATATTAATAAACAATGA